The following are encoded in a window of Rubellicoccus peritrichatus genomic DNA:
- a CDS encoding tetratricopeptide repeat protein: MSYAHAQTSEVPLTGDASMTADWPEWRWTILAGDDALKSGLPGMAEDLYRSVLQLELPPEAARSVKLKLVSALIAERGFNEAESLLDEISSPERADYRLRRAIVAFNTDRLEDARKALSGVDPKTLSRSERPWYYLILGLLDKVDALNESSARWIEQAMETSVSPAQLAQFETLLLTTRVAESNNDSDFVDLLRRKAEENRGTRPGFGYAREYAVALDRSNQKSAAIDILEDQLTLIAPDEPDEKAQTLLLIGLISGRDARRGQLAFEEILREGNEPGIQRVALYLIADVDRNEEQEALFREFLDGLIEDPNNSIRDEILVLRSRLRLAVDDKDGATADAERLLAEFPASHFSDQARWTLAYMAWQEERYRTAADYLQQIREKAPSGYESLFLGQLVGDCYFLNGDYATAAEIYEGVLQNASDNNPHPSVAYQSVMAYIRIGELEQAAETLDRLALENQIDSDRLWRAEWNLVEALRQADKTIEAFTRLSLKLRETPLNSLKPELRLRLMWLAAFLSYDAGEYASVPTTVNEALDIIEVGEGASLPESEKRMLASSLILLEGQAQLRSGDGAAGITTLEKVREQYPNTDSAVLSYLVEARYLAAEYRLAEAQRRLREMADRYQENKQAPVALLEAAMMAEKQGQTRNFEEARDILKVLLERYPDDPMVFHAKLQLGNLARKLNQFGAAQLLYENILQDYAGSGKLYPLYLAQLYRADSLLAQSGGDVARLDTAAEGLDQVLDDPDAPLDARIEAGYKQALISVRQGNLSRARETIWLMVTRYLKDPQVEELFGPRERYWMSRSLLELGRILEESGEVRESKEVYKLIVIYDLPGKALAQAKLQPAPT, translated from the coding sequence ATGTCATATGCTCATGCCCAGACATCTGAGGTTCCTTTAACGGGAGATGCCTCCATGACGGCTGATTGGCCGGAATGGCGTTGGACGATTCTAGCCGGTGATGATGCCCTAAAGTCCGGTTTGCCAGGAATGGCAGAGGATCTTTATCGCTCAGTGCTTCAGTTGGAGCTTCCACCTGAGGCAGCGCGTTCGGTAAAGCTAAAGTTGGTGTCAGCTCTGATTGCCGAGCGCGGTTTTAATGAGGCTGAGTCTCTTCTGGACGAAATCAGCTCTCCGGAGCGGGCCGACTATCGATTGCGACGTGCGATTGTCGCATTCAATACGGATCGTTTGGAGGATGCCAGGAAGGCTCTTTCCGGTGTTGATCCAAAGACATTATCACGGAGCGAGCGTCCCTGGTATTACCTGATTCTCGGCTTGCTGGATAAAGTCGATGCATTGAATGAAAGTTCTGCCAGATGGATTGAGCAGGCAATGGAGACGAGTGTGTCTCCGGCCCAGCTTGCGCAGTTTGAAACGCTTTTACTCACAACCCGTGTTGCTGAATCCAACAATGATTCTGACTTTGTTGATTTACTGCGCCGTAAGGCTGAGGAAAATCGAGGCACGCGTCCCGGGTTTGGCTATGCACGTGAGTACGCGGTTGCCCTGGATCGTAGTAATCAGAAGTCCGCTGCCATTGATATTCTGGAAGACCAACTGACGCTGATTGCACCAGATGAGCCTGATGAAAAAGCCCAGACACTTTTGCTGATTGGATTGATTTCCGGCAGGGATGCACGTCGTGGCCAGCTTGCCTTTGAAGAAATCTTACGTGAAGGGAATGAACCAGGCATACAACGAGTCGCCTTATATTTAATCGCTGATGTCGATCGCAATGAAGAGCAGGAAGCGCTTTTCAGAGAGTTCCTTGATGGCTTGATTGAAGATCCCAACAATTCGATCCGGGACGAGATTCTTGTTTTGCGTTCACGACTCAGATTGGCTGTGGACGATAAGGATGGTGCGACTGCCGATGCCGAACGCTTGTTGGCTGAGTTTCCTGCTTCCCACTTTAGTGATCAAGCACGCTGGACTCTGGCTTACATGGCCTGGCAGGAAGAGCGCTATCGAACAGCAGCTGATTACTTGCAGCAGATTCGGGAGAAAGCTCCTTCTGGCTATGAAAGCCTTTTTCTGGGTCAACTGGTTGGTGATTGTTACTTTCTGAATGGAGACTATGCGACTGCAGCAGAAATTTATGAAGGGGTGCTTCAAAATGCCAGTGATAACAATCCGCATCCCAGTGTCGCCTATCAGAGTGTCATGGCGTATATTCGTATTGGCGAGCTTGAGCAGGCGGCAGAAACTTTGGATCGGCTCGCTCTGGAGAACCAAATTGATTCGGATCGCCTTTGGCGTGCAGAGTGGAATCTGGTCGAGGCTTTGCGTCAGGCAGATAAAACCATCGAGGCTTTTACGCGCTTGTCTTTGAAGTTACGTGAAACGCCGCTTAATTCACTTAAGCCCGAACTGAGACTCCGGCTCATGTGGCTGGCTGCTTTTCTGTCCTACGATGCCGGTGAATACGCATCCGTGCCGACCACCGTTAATGAGGCACTTGATATTATTGAAGTCGGTGAAGGCGCATCCTTGCCCGAGTCGGAAAAACGCATGCTTGCCTCAAGTCTGATCTTACTGGAGGGGCAGGCACAGCTTCGCTCCGGAGACGGGGCGGCTGGAATTACCACACTGGAAAAGGTAAGGGAACAATATCCAAACACGGACTCCGCTGTGCTTTCTTACCTGGTTGAGGCACGTTACCTGGCGGCAGAATATCGTTTGGCTGAGGCGCAACGTCGCTTACGCGAAATGGCTGATCGCTATCAGGAAAACAAACAAGCACCTGTTGCATTGCTTGAAGCTGCCATGATGGCAGAGAAGCAAGGGCAGACTCGGAATTTTGAAGAAGCCAGGGATATTCTCAAAGTCCTGCTGGAACGCTACCCCGACGACCCTATGGTTTTTCATGCAAAATTGCAGTTGGGTAATCTTGCCCGGAAACTCAACCAGTTTGGGGCTGCACAGTTACTTTACGAAAATATACTCCAGGATTACGCTGGCAGTGGAAAACTCTATCCTCTTTACCTTGCCCAGCTGTATCGTGCAGACAGCCTTTTAGCGCAATCAGGTGGTGACGTTGCCCGGCTTGATACCGCCGCCGAGGGCCTCGACCAGGTGCTTGATGACCCGGATGCTCCGCTCGATGCCCGTATTGAGGCAGGTTATAAACAAGCGCTTATTTCTGTTCGCCAGGGCAATCTCAGTCGTGCTCGTGAGACCATTTGGCTGATGGTGACGCGTTATCTAAAAGACCCTCAAGTTGAAGAACTTTTTGGACCGCGTGAGCGATATTGGATGTCTCGCTCGTTGTTGGAGCTGGGTCGAATTCTTGAGGAATCGGGTGAAGTGAGAGAGTCAAAGGAAGTTTATAAGCTGATCGTCATTTATGATTTGCCCGGAAAAGCGCTTGCGCAGGCGAAACTTCAGCCGGCACCAACCTGA
- a CDS encoding MotA/TolQ/ExbB proton channel family protein — MDFWSFSLLEKGGPLMWALLALSIIGFIFFIERTLYLHKGQIRSNAFIEGIKNLLRKRRVLEAITVCEETPGPIPKVVVAALRNYDRPEAEMRGAMRETALVEIPVLERRIGSIAAIAKISPIIGLLGTVVAMLTAFLRMEEAGSYADASLFSGQVAQALITTASGLAISGMAYLAHHFLSGRVRALVHDMEWVSNDIMQFLLRDLPEISAEDDDTLHVLEKDSEEESLAQ, encoded by the coding sequence ATGGATTTTTGGAGTTTTTCGCTGCTGGAAAAAGGTGGACCACTGATGTGGGCCCTGCTTGCGCTTAGCATAATTGGTTTCATTTTCTTCATTGAGCGGACACTGTATCTTCATAAAGGCCAGATCCGGTCCAATGCATTCATTGAAGGGATTAAAAACCTTCTCAGGAAGCGTCGTGTTCTAGAGGCAATTACAGTTTGCGAAGAAACACCTGGTCCTATTCCCAAGGTGGTCGTTGCCGCATTAAGAAATTATGACCGACCTGAAGCCGAGATGCGGGGTGCTATGCGGGAAACGGCATTGGTCGAAATTCCTGTACTTGAACGCAGAATTGGTTCGATTGCCGCGATTGCTAAAATTTCGCCAATCATCGGGCTACTGGGGACCGTTGTTGCGATGCTGACCGCTTTTCTAAGAATGGAGGAAGCTGGTTCGTATGCAGATGCCAGCCTTTTTTCCGGTCAGGTTGCCCAGGCGTTGATTACAACTGCGTCAGGTCTAGCAATATCAGGGATGGCTTACCTGGCTCATCATTTTCTTTCGGGTCGGGTGCGTGCGCTCGTGCACGACATGGAATGGGTTAGCAACGATATCATGCAATTCCTACTCCGTGATTTACCTGAAATATCTGCTGAAGACGATGATACGCTCCATGTTCTTGAAAAAGACTCCGAAGAAGAATCTCTAGCCCAATAA